A genome region from Bemisia tabaci chromosome 3, PGI_BMITA_v3 includes the following:
- the LOC109030695 gene encoding uncharacterized protein — protein sequence MMKIAILLAAVCAVTLAQETTPIPIVKFERDGPNVDGSYKFSYETGNGIAAEEAGALENPGVPEQEAIAVTGFYQYTGPDGVLYKVTYTSGKNGFEPQGAHLPTPPPVPEAIAKALAYIASQPPQPEGAGSAPVAAYQRPSAAAQHAAQYQPAASAPQPAYNAAPAYKTQATFPSQPAYQAAASAPQPAYQQYQPAASAPQPAYQAAPSAPQPAYQQYQPAASAPQPAYQAAPNAYNPASAFPKQRAYRRVNRSPNRRQFRNY from the exons aTTGCCATTTTATTAGCCGCCGTGTGCGCTGTAACTCTCGCTCAAGAGACCACTCCTATTCCCATCGTCAAATTCGAGAGGGATGGACCCAACGTAGATGGATCGTACAAGTTCAG ctACGAAACCGGAAACGGCATTGCCGCAGAAGAGGCCGGAGCTCTGGAGAACCCCGGAGTCCCCGAACAAGAGGCCATCGCAGTGACCGGCTTCTACCAATACACTGGCCCAGACGGCGTCCTCTACAAGGTCACCTACACCTCCGGCAAGAACGGTTTCGAACCCCAAGGCGCCCACCTCCCAACCCCACCCCCAGTCCCAGAAGCCATCGCCAAGGCTCTCGCCTACATCGCATCTCAACCCCCACAGCCTGAAGGCGCCGGCAGCGCTCCCGTAGCCGCCTACCAAAGACCCTCCGCCGCCGCCCAACACGCCGCCCAGTACCAGCCCGCCGCCTCCGCCCCGCAACCCGCCTACAACGCCGCACCCGCCTACAAGACCCAGGCCACGTTCCCGTCGCAACCCGCCTACCAGGCCGCCGCCTCCGCCCCGCAGCCCGCCTACCAGCAATACCAGCCGGCCGCCTCTGCGCCGCAGCCAGCCTACCAAGCTGCCCCCTCTGCCCCGCAGCCCGCCTACCAACAATACCAGCCTGCTGCCTCCGCTCCACAGCCCGCCTACCAGGCTGCACCCAACGCCTACAACCCAGCTTCTGCTTTCCCCAAGCAGCGTGCCTACAGACGAGTAAACCGATCCCCCAACAGGCGTCAATTTAGAAACTACTAA